A genomic window from Acidobacteriota bacterium includes:
- a CDS encoding TIGR00282 family metallophosphoesterase: MIKLLFVGDVIGKPGRRALQRMLPGLVDQHGIDYTVVNIENSAGGFGITPSVLAELSELPIDCFSSGNHIWDKRDGLPLLDEVPNLLRPANYPEGNPGHGVHVGETAAGIPVATLNLEGRVFMSDLDSPFTIADRLLAELPSEVKVVLVDFHAEATSEKQAMGFYLDGRVSAVLGTHTHVPTADERILAGGTALITDVGMTGPYDGIIGFSAQKSLQRFLLQTGSRLEVAKGDVRLAAAVLDIDEDTGQAQSVRRLLVPDHGP; encoded by the coding sequence ATGATCAAGCTACTTTTCGTCGGCGACGTCATCGGCAAGCCCGGCCGCCGGGCTCTGCAGCGCATGCTCCCCGGGCTGGTGGACCAGCACGGCATCGACTACACCGTGGTCAATATCGAGAATTCCGCCGGCGGTTTCGGAATCACGCCGTCGGTGCTGGCGGAGCTCTCCGAGCTGCCCATCGACTGCTTCTCTTCGGGCAATCACATCTGGGACAAGCGGGACGGGCTGCCGCTGCTGGACGAGGTGCCCAATCTTCTGCGGCCGGCTAACTACCCGGAGGGCAATCCGGGGCACGGCGTCCACGTCGGGGAGACCGCTGCGGGTATCCCGGTGGCGACCCTCAATCTCGAGGGCCGGGTGTTCATGAGCGACCTGGACTCCCCCTTCACCATCGCCGACCGGTTGCTCGCGGAGCTGCCCTCGGAGGTCAAGGTGGTGCTGGTGGATTTCCACGCCGAGGCCACCAGCGAGAAGCAGGCCATGGGCTTCTATCTCGATGGCCGGGTGAGCGCGGTGCTAGGCACCCACACTCACGTGCCGACGGCGGATGAACGCATTCTGGCCGGCGGTACCGCCCTGATCACCGATGTCGGCATGACCGGCCCCTACGATGGCATCATCGGCTTTTCGGCGCAGAAGTCGCTGCAGCGATTTTTGCTCCAGACCGGCAGCCGGCTGGAAGTGGCCAAGGGGGATGTGCGGCTGGCGGCGGCGGTGCTGGACATCGACGAAGACACCGGTCAAGCTCAGTCGGTGCGGCGCCTGCTGGTGCCGGATCACGGGCCCTGA
- a CDS encoding Trm112 family protein, whose amino-acid sequence MAVDAELLEILRCPKSRGELELVELPVEVRRTLAEKYREHFRDEEPVVEQGLLSRDSSLVYPIVSDIPVMLIDEALPATVLGDAGEESATS is encoded by the coding sequence ATGGCCGTTGATGCGGAATTGTTGGAAATCCTGCGCTGCCCCAAGAGCCGGGGTGAGCTGGAGCTGGTGGAGCTGCCGGTGGAGGTGCGCCGAACCCTGGCGGAGAAATACCGCGAGCATTTCCGGGACGAGGAACCGGTGGTGGAGCAGGGTTTGTTGAGCCGTGATTCGTCTCTGGTCTATCCCATCGTCTCCGACATCCCGGTGATGCTCATCGACGAGGCGCTCCCCGCCACGGTTCTCGGGGATGCCGGCGAAGAGTCCGCGACCTCTTGA